One segment of Marvinbryantia formatexigens DSM 14469 DNA contains the following:
- a CDS encoding COG2426 family protein, whose amino-acid sequence MNSLLSWMTATFGGILTKEALAFVISMVPILELRGGLIFSSAAGIDMWKAIPICIVGNLIPVPFILLLITPIFNWLKKTKTFRPMVEKLENKAMSKKGQIEKYKFWGLVLFVGIPLPGTGAWTGSLIAALLDMDFKKAFPAVVIGICMATVIMTTLSYVIPGLFF is encoded by the coding sequence ATGAACAGTTTATTATCCTGGATGACAGCCACCTTTGGCGGTATTCTTACCAAAGAGGCGCTGGCGTTTGTGATTTCAATGGTACCGATTCTGGAGCTGCGCGGCGGACTGATTTTTTCCTCGGCGGCGGGCATTGATATGTGGAAGGCAATTCCAATCTGCATAGTCGGCAATCTGATTCCGGTGCCGTTTATCCTGCTTCTGATTACGCCGATTTTCAACTGGCTGAAAAAGACGAAAACCTTCCGCCCGATGGTGGAAAAACTGGAAAATAAAGCAATGAGTAAAAAGGGGCAGATTGAGAAATACAAGTTCTGGGGGCTGGTGCTGTTTGTCGGCATCCCGCTTCCGGGTACCGGCGCCTGGACAGGGTCTCTTATCGCGGCGCTGCTGGATATGGATTTCAAAAAAGCATTCCCGGCGGTGGTGATCGGCATCTGCATGGCGACCGTCATTATGACGACACTGTCCTACGTGATTCCGGGTCTGTTCTTCTGA
- a CDS encoding spore germination protein, which produces MKEMISEDLYENMEYFHEKLQVTKNFDMIYRMLSVGGRDACLYFIEGYIKDDIMEKLLEFFHSLTPEDLPQTSHELTHSYIPYVEVDMVQEKEQIITNILSGVVCLLIDGYDKCFAIDCRSYPMRSVEEPDKDKTLRGSKDGFVETVVFNTALIRRRIRSPQLTMEMLSAGESSRSNIVLCYMQGRADEALVQKLRERIESLQVDALPMSQESLAEAIYKRKWFNPFPKFKYTQRPDTTSASLLEGKIAILVDNAPTAILLPVTIFDIMEDADDFYFPPLTGSYLRFSRFVIAFLSLLLTPVWLLFMQNPQWIPPWLDFIKVADTVYVPILLQLLILEFAIDGLKLAAVNTPQTLSTPLSVIAGIVVGEFAVKSGWFNSETMLYMAFVAIANYTQSNFELGYALKFMRILLLVLVGIFGGWGLAAGILICVLCIACNRTVSGTSYLYPLIPFDGRQLARRLFKKRTA; this is translated from the coding sequence ATGAAAGAAATGATTTCGGAGGACCTTTATGAAAATATGGAATATTTTCATGAAAAACTCCAGGTAACGAAAAATTTTGACATGATATACCGGATGCTTTCGGTGGGCGGCAGGGATGCCTGCCTTTATTTTATCGAGGGTTACATTAAGGATGATATCATGGAAAAGCTGCTGGAGTTTTTTCACTCGCTCACACCGGAGGATCTGCCGCAGACCAGCCACGAGCTGACGCACAGCTATATCCCCTATGTGGAGGTGGATATGGTGCAGGAGAAGGAGCAGATCATCACAAACATCCTCTCCGGCGTGGTCTGCCTGCTGATTGACGGCTATGACAAATGCTTTGCGATTGACTGCCGCTCCTACCCAATGCGCAGCGTGGAGGAGCCGGACAAGGATAAAACGCTGCGCGGCTCGAAGGATGGCTTCGTGGAGACGGTGGTGTTTAATACGGCGCTGATACGCCGACGGATACGCAGCCCGCAGCTTACGATGGAAATGCTGAGTGCGGGGGAAAGCTCGCGCTCCAATATTGTGCTCTGCTATATGCAGGGGCGTGCGGACGAGGCGCTGGTGCAGAAGCTGCGCGAGAGAATAGAATCGCTGCAGGTGGACGCTCTGCCGATGAGCCAGGAGAGTCTTGCAGAGGCAATCTATAAAAGAAAATGGTTCAATCCGTTCCCGAAATTTAAGTACACGCAGCGCCCGGATACGACTTCTGCCAGCCTGCTGGAGGGCAAGATAGCGATTCTCGTGGACAATGCGCCGACGGCGATTCTGCTTCCGGTCACGATTTTTGACATTATGGAGGACGCGGATGATTTCTATTTTCCGCCGCTTACGGGGAGCTACCTGCGGTTTTCCCGCTTTGTGATTGCGTTTTTATCGCTGCTGCTGACGCCGGTGTGGCTTTTATTTATGCAGAATCCGCAGTGGATACCGCCCTGGCTGGATTTTATTAAAGTGGCGGATACGGTGTATGTGCCGATTCTTCTGCAGCTTTTGATTCTTGAATTTGCCATCGACGGTCTGAAGCTGGCGGCGGTGAACACGCCGCAGACGCTCTCGACGCCGCTCTCCGTGATCGCCGGTATCGTGGTGGGTGAATTTGCGGTAAAATCCGGCTGGTTCAACAGCGAAACGATGCTGTATATGGCGTTTGTTGCGATTGCCAATTATACGCAGTCCAATTTTGAGCTTGGCTATGCGCTGAAATTCATGCGCATCCTGCTGCTCGTGCTGGTGGGAATATTCGGGGGCTGGGGACTTGCCGCCGGAATACTCATCTGCGTGCTGTGCATCGCCTGCAACCGCACCGTTTCCGGGACCAGCTATCTGTATCCGCTGATTCCGTTTGACGGCAGGCAGCTTGCGCGCAGACTTTTCAAAAAAAGAACTGCATAA
- a CDS encoding NAD(+) synthase: protein MRHGFVKVAAVTPELKVADCIYNTAQICEAAKEAADAGAKIIVFPELGITGYTCCDLFWQERLLVSAKEGLRKIVDASRMWDALVFVGLPWEKEQKLYNVAAAVSRGRLLGLVPKRFLPNYAEFYEARHFTPGDANISWTEFEGSPVPFGQNLLFVCREMEGLTVAAEICEDLWAPDPPSTRHALAGATVLVNLSASDENTGKSIYREALVANQSARLICGYLYASAGEGESTTDLVFGGHNLIAENGTVLAQSPRFTNGIIYSELDIHRLRSERRRMTTFQCAENTEYEKIPFHLETEETVLTRDFTPMPFVPADRGDRDRRCEEILIIQALGLKKRLLHTGCKSMVIGISGGLDSTLALLVAAKAADMIGLERSAILSVTMPCFGTTDRTYRNACELTEKLGATLREVNIRNAVQVHFRDIGHDPDEHDVTYENSQARERTQILMDLANKSGGLVIGTGDLSELALGWATYNGDHMSMYAVNASVPKTLVRHLVRYYADTCGDEALAGVLQDVLDTPVSPELLPPKDGVISQRTEDLVGPYELHDFFLYHMLRCGEEPSKVYRLAERAFAGTYDRETILKWLKTFYRRFFAQQFKRSCLPDGPKVGSVAVSPRGDLRMPSDACVRIWMQELECLQAEKM from the coding sequence ATGAGGCATGGATTTGTGAAGGTGGCGGCGGTGACGCCGGAGCTGAAAGTGGCGGACTGCATATATAATACGGCGCAGATCTGCGAGGCGGCAAAAGAGGCGGCGGACGCCGGAGCAAAAATTATCGTGTTCCCGGAGCTTGGCATCACGGGCTATACCTGCTGCGACCTGTTCTGGCAGGAGAGGCTGCTGGTTTCGGCAAAGGAAGGGCTGCGCAAAATTGTGGATGCCTCGCGAATGTGGGACGCTCTGGTGTTTGTGGGGCTTCCGTGGGAGAAAGAGCAGAAGCTTTACAATGTGGCGGCAGCCGTCAGCCGGGGACGGCTGCTCGGTCTGGTTCCGAAGCGTTTTCTGCCAAACTACGCGGAATTTTATGAGGCGCGCCATTTCACGCCGGGAGATGCAAATATTTCCTGGACGGAATTTGAGGGCAGCCCGGTGCCGTTTGGGCAAAATCTTTTGTTTGTCTGCCGGGAAATGGAAGGGCTGACAGTGGCAGCCGAGATCTGCGAGGATCTGTGGGCGCCCGACCCGCCGAGCACGCGGCATGCTCTGGCAGGCGCGACGGTGCTTGTAAATCTGTCGGCGAGCGACGAGAATACCGGAAAGAGCATTTACCGCGAGGCGCTGGTCGCTAACCAGTCGGCGCGCCTGATCTGCGGCTATCTTTACGCAAGCGCAGGCGAAGGGGAGTCGACGACCGACCTTGTCTTTGGCGGACATAATCTTATCGCTGAGAACGGAACTGTGCTGGCGCAGTCGCCCCGGTTCACAAACGGCATTATTTACAGTGAGCTTGATATCCACCGGCTGCGCAGCGAGCGCAGGCGCATGACCACCTTTCAATGTGCGGAAAACACAGAATACGAAAAAATCCCCTTCCATCTGGAAACGGAGGAAACGGTGCTGACGCGCGATTTCACGCCGATGCCCTTCGTGCCTGCAGACCGCGGGGACCGCGACCGCCGCTGCGAGGAAATCCTTATCATCCAGGCGCTCGGTCTGAAAAAAAGGCTGCTGCATACCGGGTGCAAATCAATGGTAATCGGCATTTCCGGCGGGCTGGATTCCACGCTGGCACTTCTGGTGGCGGCAAAGGCGGCGGATATGATCGGATTGGAAAGAAGCGCTATCCTCTCCGTCACAATGCCCTGCTTTGGCACCACGGACCGCACCTACCGCAATGCCTGTGAACTGACGGAAAAGCTTGGCGCTACACTGAGAGAGGTGAATATCCGTAATGCCGTGCAGGTTCATTTCCGGGATATCGGTCACGATCCGGATGAGCATGATGTCACATATGAAAACAGCCAGGCGCGCGAGCGCACGCAGATACTCATGGATCTTGCCAATAAGAGCGGCGGTCTGGTGATCGGAACCGGCGATCTGTCCGAGCTGGCGCTTGGCTGGGCGACCTACAACGGCGACCACATGTCCATGTATGCGGTCAACGCATCCGTCCCCAAGACACTTGTGCGCCACCTTGTGCGCTACTATGCGGATACCTGCGGCGATGAGGCGCTTGCAGGCGTGCTGCAGGACGTGCTGGATACGCCTGTCAGCCCGGAGCTTCTGCCGCCGAAGGACGGCGTGATCTCCCAGCGGACAGAAGATCTCGTCGGTCCTTACGAGCTGCACGATTTCTTCCTGTATCATATGCTGCGCTGCGGGGAAGAACCCTCCAAGGTTTACCGCCTTGCTGAAAGGGCGTTCGCGGGCACTTATGACAGAGAAACGATCCTGAAATGGCTGAAAACCTTTTACCGCAGGTTTTTCGCGCAGCAGTTCAAGCGCTCCTGCCTGCCGGACGGACCGAAGGTGGGAAGCGTGGCGGTATCCCCGCGCGGCGATCTGCGGATGCCGAGCGATGCCTGCGTGCGCATCTGGATGCAGGAGCTGGAGTGCCTGCAGGCGGAGAAAATGTGA
- a CDS encoding class I SAM-dependent DNA methyltransferase has protein sequence MTAYSSFAEVYDLFMSEIPYEAWYECVTAVLEEAGICDGLVLELGCGTGTFTELLAAGGYDMIGVDNSPEMLEAAAQKKELSGADILYLCQDMRAFELYGTVRAVVSVCDSMNYITTEEDLRTVFALVNNYLDPGGIFLFDLKTAYYFREVMGDCVLADNREEASYIWENYYYEEEQMNEYDLTLFLREKNGLYRKQEETHLQRAYEPDEIRRLLAEAGLEFVRAFDADTQGEVRADSERIYIVARECTK, from the coding sequence GTGACAGCTTACAGCAGCTTTGCAGAGGTTTATGACCTTTTTATGAGTGAGATTCCATATGAAGCGTGGTATGAATGCGTGACGGCGGTGCTGGAGGAGGCGGGCATCTGCGACGGACTGGTGCTGGAGCTTGGCTGCGGGACCGGTACCTTTACGGAGCTGCTTGCAGCCGGCGGCTACGACATGATTGGCGTGGACAATTCTCCGGAAATGCTGGAGGCGGCAGCGCAGAAAAAGGAGCTCTCCGGTGCGGATATTCTGTATCTGTGCCAGGATATGCGCGCGTTTGAGCTGTACGGCACGGTGCGGGCGGTGGTAAGCGTCTGCGATTCCATGAATTATATCACGACAGAGGAAGACCTGCGGACGGTGTTTGCACTGGTGAATAATTATCTGGACCCCGGCGGGATTTTTCTGTTTGATTTAAAGACAGCTTATTATTTCCGCGAAGTGATGGGCGACTGCGTTCTGGCGGACAACCGGGAAGAGGCGAGCTACATCTGGGAAAACTATTATTATGAAGAAGAGCAGATGAACGAGTACGATCTGACGCTTTTTCTGCGGGAGAAAAACGGGCTGTACCGGAAACAGGAGGAGACGCATCTGCAGCGCGCCTATGAGCCGGACGAAATCCGGCGCCTGCTTGCGGAAGCGGGACTGGAATTTGTGCGGGCGTTTGACGCTGATACGCAGGGAGAAGTGCGCGCGGACAGCGAGCGGATTTACATTGTGGCAAGGGAGTGTACAAAGTGA
- a CDS encoding pyridoxal phosphate-dependent aminotransferase, with the protein MISEKMIQMTKNSSAIRAMFEEGKQMAAQVGAENVYDFSLGNPNVPAPAEVKAAIEEIINEEDSLMVHGYMSNSGYEDVRAAIAASLNKRFATSFSENNILMTVGAAGGLNVIFKTLLNPGDEVLTFAPYFGEYRSYVSNYDGILKAVEPDTATFQPNLEKFAQMITPKTKAVIVNTPNNPTGVVYSEETIVRMAEILCAKEKEFGISIYLISDEPYRELAYDGVFVPYLTKYYHNTIVGYSFSKSLSLPGERIGYLVIPDEADESGQIIGAANVANRILGYVNAPSLFQRVIAKCLDAQVDVAYYNRNRETLYRGLTEAGFSCIKPEGAFYLFVKSPVEDEKAFCEAAKKYHLLLVPGSSFECPGYVRLAYCVSYETIVNALPKFDMLAKEYGL; encoded by the coding sequence ATGATTTCAGAAAAAATGATACAAATGACAAAAAACAGCTCGGCAATCCGGGCGATGTTTGAGGAAGGAAAGCAGATGGCGGCGCAGGTCGGGGCGGAGAATGTTTACGACTTCAGCCTCGGCAATCCGAACGTTCCGGCGCCGGCGGAGGTGAAGGCGGCGATTGAAGAGATTATCAATGAGGAAGATTCACTGATGGTGCACGGCTACATGAGCAATTCCGGCTACGAGGATGTGCGCGCGGCAATCGCTGCTTCTCTGAACAAACGATTCGCGACCAGCTTCTCGGAGAACAATATTCTCATGACAGTAGGCGCGGCGGGCGGACTGAATGTAATTTTTAAGACGCTTTTAAATCCGGGCGACGAGGTACTCACCTTCGCACCGTATTTTGGAGAATATCGTTCGTATGTTTCCAACTACGACGGCATTCTGAAAGCGGTGGAGCCGGATACCGCCACCTTCCAGCCGAATCTGGAAAAATTTGCGCAGATGATTACGCCGAAGACAAAAGCGGTGATTGTCAATACGCCGAACAACCCGACCGGCGTTGTGTACTCGGAAGAGACGATTGTGCGCATGGCAGAAATTCTCTGCGCGAAGGAAAAGGAATTCGGCATCAGCATTTATCTGATTTCCGACGAGCCGTACCGCGAGCTGGCATATGACGGCGTATTTGTGCCTTACCTTACGAAATATTACCACAATACCATCGTCGGCTATTCCTTCAGCAAATCGCTCTCCCTGCCGGGTGAGCGCATCGGCTACCTGGTGATTCCGGACGAAGCCGATGAAAGCGGGCAGATTATCGGGGCGGCGAATGTGGCGAACCGCATTCTCGGCTACGTCAATGCACCGTCACTGTTCCAGCGCGTGATCGCAAAATGCCTGGATGCGCAGGTGGATGTCGCTTATTATAACCGCAACCGCGAAACGCTCTACAGGGGTCTTACTGAGGCGGGCTTCTCCTGCATCAAGCCGGAGGGCGCATTCTACCTGTTTGTAAAATCCCCTGTGGAGGACGAAAAAGCCTTCTGTGAGGCGGCAAAGAAATACCATCTGCTGCTGGTGCCGGGTTCCTCCTTCGAGTGTCCGGGGTACGTCCGGCTGGCGTACTGCGTCTCCTACGAGACCATCGTAAACGCGCTGCCGAAATTTGACATGCTAGCCAAAGAATACGGCTTATAA
- a CDS encoding DegV family protein: MSYVISTDTTCDFPEEYYQQHELNVLSLSYILDGETYFRGGKELSSSDFYARMRAGSMPTTSQVNPESARASFEPVLKEGKDILHIAFSSGLSGSANSARIAAQELMEEYPERKIIVVDSLCASLGEGLLVHKALEKKEAGMGMEELAAWCEENKLHIIHSFTVDDLFHLYRGGRVSKAAAVVGTMISLKPVMHVNNEGKLIPLYNVRKRKRSLQALVDAMEQKQGSFAGKNDIVFISHGDCLEEAEYVKKLVQERFGITKFLINPVGPVIGAHSGPGTMALFFMGDSRE, from the coding sequence ATGAGTTATGTAATTTCAACCGATACAACATGTGATTTTCCGGAGGAATATTATCAGCAGCATGAGCTGAATGTGCTGTCGCTTTCCTATATTCTGGACGGAGAGACGTATTTCCGCGGAGGAAAGGAATTGTCATCGTCGGATTTTTATGCGAGAATGCGCGCCGGCTCCATGCCGACCACCTCGCAGGTGAATCCGGAGAGCGCCCGCGCCTCCTTCGAGCCGGTATTAAAGGAGGGCAAAGATATTCTTCACATCGCCTTCTCCAGCGGACTGAGCGGAAGTGCGAACAGCGCGCGGATTGCGGCGCAGGAGCTGATGGAGGAATACCCGGAACGGAAAATTATCGTAGTAGATTCCCTCTGCGCATCCCTCGGCGAGGGGCTGCTGGTGCATAAGGCGCTGGAAAAAAAGGAAGCCGGAATGGGAATGGAGGAGCTGGCGGCATGGTGCGAGGAAAATAAGCTGCACATTATCCACAGCTTTACCGTGGACGATCTGTTCCACCTTTACCGCGGCGGACGCGTGTCGAAGGCGGCGGCGGTCGTCGGAACCATGATCAGCCTGAAGCCGGTGATGCACGTCAACAATGAAGGGAAGCTGATTCCGCTTTACAATGTGCGCAAAAGAAAACGCTCGCTGCAGGCGCTGGTGGATGCGATGGAGCAGAAGCAGGGCAGCTTTGCCGGCAAAAACGACATCGTATTTATCAGCCACGGGGACTGCCTGGAGGAAGCTGAGTACGTGAAAAAGCTGGTGCAGGAGCGCTTCGGCATCACGAAATTCCTCATCAATCCGGTCGGTCCGGTCATCGGTGCGCACTCCGGTCCGGGAACGATGGCGCTGTTCTTTATGGGAGATTCCAGAGAGTAA
- a CDS encoding DUF2156 domain-containing protein has translation MDIVFKKVEMKDRELINRYLAQQKTRSCEMTFANIYLWSVYYKVDYAIVEDMLIFRGSEDRVFFDYPVGKEEGVKPAIDALLEYCRERGQRFILGLVTPEKFARLEELYPGMFEISYDRDAADYVYETEKLANLSGKKYHGKKNHINKFERLYPEWKYEPISDANVEDCFQMALTWRRMNGCEEDPEKSAEMCVTLNSLRLFKELELRGGLLRVNGEVVAFSIGEPVCDDTMVVHIEKAFSEVEGAYPMINREFVRHEAAGYTYVNREEDLGEEGLRQAKLSYHPAFLVEKGTVTIKER, from the coding sequence ATGGACATTGTATTTAAAAAAGTGGAAATGAAGGACCGGGAGCTGATCAACCGTTATCTTGCGCAGCAGAAAACAAGAAGCTGCGAAATGACGTTTGCAAATATTTATCTCTGGTCCGTATATTACAAAGTAGATTATGCCATCGTGGAGGATATGCTGATTTTCCGCGGCTCGGAGGACCGTGTGTTTTTCGATTATCCGGTGGGAAAAGAGGAGGGCGTAAAGCCTGCGATAGACGCGCTGCTGGAATACTGCCGTGAGCGCGGACAAAGATTTATCCTCGGACTGGTGACACCGGAAAAATTTGCGCGCCTGGAGGAGCTTTATCCGGGCATGTTTGAGATTTCCTACGACCGCGACGCGGCGGATTACGTTTACGAGACGGAAAAGCTTGCAAATCTTTCCGGAAAAAAGTATCATGGAAAGAAGAACCATATTAATAAATTTGAGCGGCTGTACCCGGAGTGGAAATATGAGCCGATCAGCGACGCTAATGTGGAGGACTGCTTCCAGATGGCGCTCACCTGGCGGCGCATGAATGGCTGCGAGGAGGACCCGGAAAAGTCGGCAGAGATGTGTGTGACCTTAAATTCCCTGCGGCTGTTCAAGGAGCTGGAGCTGCGCGGCGGTCTGCTGCGCGTAAACGGCGAGGTGGTGGCGTTTTCCATCGGGGAACCGGTGTGCGACGATACGATGGTTGTGCATATTGAAAAGGCATTTTCTGAGGTGGAGGGCGCATATCCTATGATAAACCGCGAATTTGTCCGCCACGAGGCAGCGGGATATACTTACGTAAACCGGGAGGAGGACCTGGGCGAGGAGGGACTGCGGCAGGCGAAGCTGTCCTATCACCCGGCATTCCTGGTGGAGAAAGGAACCGTAACCATAAAGGAGAGGTAA
- the hslO gene encoding Hsp33 family molecular chaperone HslO, giving the protein MKDYIVRAMAAEGQIRAFAATTRELVEAARSAHNTSPVATAALGRLLTAGVMMGSMMKGDEDLLTLQIRADGPLEGLLVTADSHGNVKGYAGNPDVVIPANSRGKLDVAGAVGSGFLTVIKDMGLKEPYSGQTMLQTGEIAEDLTYYFATSEQVPSAVGLGVLMNRENTVRQAGGFILQLMPFASEEVIASLEKKIAEVTSVTDMLEAGCSPENILEQLLGDLGLELTDTMPAQFHCNCSKERVAKAVVSVGKKELQSMIDEGKPIEVNCHFCNKNYSFSVEELKDLYKRASRA; this is encoded by the coding sequence GTGAAGGATTATATTGTAAGAGCAATGGCGGCAGAGGGGCAGATACGGGCGTTTGCCGCGACGACAAGGGAGCTTGTGGAGGCGGCGCGCAGCGCCCACAATACAAGTCCGGTGGCGACGGCGGCTCTGGGACGTCTCCTGACGGCGGGCGTGATGATGGGCAGTATGATGAAGGGCGATGAAGATCTGCTGACGCTGCAGATCAGAGCGGACGGTCCGCTGGAGGGACTGCTGGTGACAGCGGATTCCCACGGAAACGTGAAGGGCTATGCCGGAAATCCGGACGTTGTCATTCCGGCGAACAGCAGGGGCAAGCTGGACGTGGCGGGAGCGGTCGGTTCCGGCTTTCTGACCGTCATCAAGGATATGGGACTGAAGGAACCGTATTCCGGGCAGACGATGCTGCAGACCGGAGAGATCGCCGAGGATTTAACGTATTATTTTGCAACCTCCGAACAGGTGCCCTCCGCGGTCGGACTCGGCGTGCTGATGAACCGGGAAAACACCGTGCGCCAGGCGGGCGGATTTATTCTGCAGCTTATGCCGTTTGCGTCGGAGGAAGTGATTGCCTCCCTGGAGAAGAAAATTGCGGAGGTGACAAGTGTCACGGACATGCTGGAGGCGGGCTGCAGCCCGGAGAACATCCTGGAGCAGCTTCTCGGCGACCTGGGACTGGAGCTTACCGATACGATGCCGGCGCAGTTTCATTGCAACTGCTCGAAGGAGCGGGTGGCAAAGGCGGTGGTCAGCGTCGGAAAGAAGGAGCTGCAGTCGATGATCGACGAGGGAAAACCGATTGAGGTGAACTGCCACTTCTGCAATAAAAACTACAGCTTTTCCGTGGAAGAGCTGAAGGATTTGTATAAGCGCGCCAGCCGTGCGTAG
- a CDS encoding glucose-1-phosphate adenylyltransferase, with product MAKEMIAMLLAGGQGSRLYALTQKLAKPAVPFGGKYRIIDFPLSNCVNSGIDTVGILTQYQPLVLNEYIGNGQPWDLDRLYGGVHVLPPYQQASGSDWYKGTANAIYQNLSFIERYDPEYVIILSGDQICKQDYSDFLRFHKEKGAEFSVAVMEVPWEEAPRFGLMVADEDDRITEFQEKPKNPKSNLASMGIYIFNWDILKKYLTEDEADPNSENDFGNNIIPNLLRDNRKMYAYHFSGYWKDVGTISSLWEANMEVLDPEHSGINLFDDNWKIYSRNSGMTGHKISSDAVVENSMITDGCRVKGNVKHSILFAGVHVEEGAVVEDAVVMGGTVIKSGAVVKHCIIAENVTIEENAVVGAMPEGDVAGVATVGAGIRIGCNAKIGPNAMVNKNVEDGEEQC from the coding sequence ATGGCAAAAGAAATGATTGCAATGCTTCTTGCTGGCGGACAGGGTTCCCGTTTGTATGCATTAACACAGAAGCTTGCAAAACCAGCAGTTCCATTCGGCGGAAAATACCGTATTATCGATTTCCCGCTGTCAAACTGCGTGAATTCGGGGATTGATACCGTCGGTATTCTGACACAGTATCAGCCCCTGGTATTAAATGAGTACATAGGAAACGGTCAGCCGTGGGATCTGGACCGTCTCTACGGCGGGGTTCATGTGCTTCCGCCTTATCAGCAGGCTTCCGGCTCTGACTGGTACAAGGGCACGGCAAACGCGATTTATCAGAATCTTTCCTTCATAGAGCGTTACGACCCGGAATATGTCATCATTCTTTCCGGCGACCAGATCTGCAAGCAGGACTACAGCGATTTCCTGAGATTCCATAAGGAAAAGGGCGCAGAGTTCAGCGTGGCGGTCATGGAGGTTCCGTGGGAAGAGGCTCCGCGTTTTGGTCTGATGGTTGCAGATGAGGACGACAGGATCACAGAATTCCAGGAAAAACCGAAGAACCCGAAATCCAACCTGGCTTCTATGGGTATCTATATCTTTAACTGGGATATTCTGAAAAAGTATCTGACGGAGGACGAGGCGGACCCGAATTCCGAAAACGATTTTGGAAACAACATTATTCCGAACCTTCTGCGCGACAACCGCAAGATGTACGCTTATCATTTCAGCGGTTACTGGAAGGATGTCGGAACGATTTCCTCCCTCTGGGAAGCAAACATGGAAGTGCTCGACCCGGAGCACAGCGGTATTAACCTGTTCGATGACAACTGGAAGATTTACAGCCGCAACAGCGGTATGACCGGTCACAAGATCAGCAGCGACGCAGTAGTGGAGAACTCCATGATTACAGACGGCTGCCGTGTGAAAGGAAATGTAAAGCATTCGATTCTGTTTGCCGGCGTGCATGTAGAGGAAGGCGCAGTGGTGGAGGACGCCGTTGTTATGGGCGGCACCGTGATTAAATCCGGCGCGGTCGTAAAACACTGTATCATTGCAGAAAATGTAACGATTGAAGAAAATGCGGTTGTCGGGGCAATGCCGGAGGGCGATGTGGCCGGAGTTGCGACCGTCGGCGCGGGCATCCGTATCGGCTGCAACGCAAAAATCGGTCCGAACGCGATGGTAAATAAAAACGTAGAGGATGGTGAAGAACAATGTTAA
- the hisC gene encoding histidinol-phosphate transaminase: MKKWEENVRRVIPYTPGEQPDFADMIKLNTNENPYPPAPGVQAKIKELCAEELRLYPAPAADALVEGLAACYGLAKEQVFVGVGSDDVLAMAFLTFFNSKKPVLFPDITYSFYDVWAGLFHIPYECQPLNDRFEIVKEDYYKENGGVVFPNPNAPTGVELPLADIEDILQHNEDVVVIVDEAYIDFGAKSALELIEKYDNLLVVQTFSKARSLAGLRIGYAFGSPALIKYLNDAKYSFNSYTMNRPSLALGAEVLKDDAYFRETTAKIIATRERTKKELAALGFQFGDSKANFLFVTHPDYPAKALFEALREKHIFVRYFAKPRIDNYLRITIGTDEQMDALITFLRAYMK, from the coding sequence ATGAAAAAATGGGAAGAGAACGTCCGCAGGGTAATCCCTTACACGCCGGGGGAGCAGCCGGATTTTGCGGATATGATAAAACTGAACACAAATGAAAATCCGTATCCGCCCGCGCCGGGCGTACAGGCGAAAATAAAAGAGCTGTGCGCAGAAGAGCTGCGTCTGTATCCGGCTCCGGCGGCGGATGCGCTGGTGGAGGGGCTTGCCGCCTGCTACGGGCTGGCAAAAGAGCAGGTGTTTGTGGGCGTCGGCTCGGACGATGTGCTGGCGATGGCGTTCCTTACATTTTTCAACAGCAAAAAACCGGTGCTGTTTCCGGATATCACATATTCCTTTTACGATGTCTGGGCGGGGCTGTTTCATATTCCGTATGAGTGCCAGCCATTAAACGACAGGTTTGAGATTGTAAAAGAGGACTACTACAAAGAAAACGGCGGCGTCGTGTTCCCGAATCCCAATGCGCCGACCGGTGTGGAGCTGCCGCTTGCAGATATTGAAGATATTCTGCAGCATAATGAGGATGTTGTGGTAATCGTTGATGAAGCATACATAGATTTCGGGGCAAAGTCCGCGCTGGAGCTGATTGAGAAATACGACAATCTGCTGGTGGTGCAGACATTCTCGAAGGCGCGCTCGCTTGCCGGGCTGCGCATCGGCTATGCTTTCGGCAGCCCTGCGCTGATAAAATATCTGAACGATGCAAAATATTCCTTCAATTCCTACACGATGAATCGTCCCAGTCTTGCGCTTGGCGCGGAGGTGCTGAAGGATGACGCATATTTCCGGGAGACCACGGCAAAAATTATCGCGACACGGGAGCGCACGAAAAAAGAGCTGGCGGCGCTGGGCTTTCAGTTCGGGGATTCAAAGGCGAATTTCCTGTTTGTGACGCACCCGGACTATCCGGCGAAGGCTCTGTTTGAGGCGCTGCGGGAAAAGCATATATTTGTGCGCTACTTTGCAAAGCCGCGCATCGACAATTATCTGCGCATCACCATCGGAACCGATGAGCAGATGGATGCGCTGATTACGTTTCTGAGAGCGTATATGAAATAA